Proteins encoded by one window of Mycteria americana isolate JAX WOST 10 ecotype Jacksonville Zoo and Gardens chromosome 26, USCA_MyAme_1.0, whole genome shotgun sequence:
- the BCDIN3D gene encoding RNA 5'-monophosphate methyltransferase translates to MAAPTSEGSPALEPGAAPYGNFPNYSRFHPPEGRVSLLPGGLLRSLFPAAARPLVGLDVGCNSGELSVALYRHLLGLQESEGSLDQPAAGKDLNLLCCDIDPVLIERAQQCSPFPASISFANLDIMDSSAREPFLSSYLGRFGRSTFDIGFCMSVTMWIHLNHGDSGLMEFLSFLSSLCQYLLIEPQPWKCYRAAARRLRKLGRNDFDHFRSLAINGDMAERITQILTKDCAMELVCCFGSTSWDRSLLLFKSNGSNHEGRESSEQ, encoded by the exons ATGGCGGCGCCCACAAGTGAAGGGTCTCCCGCCTTGGAGCCTGGCGCTGCTCCCTACGGCAATTTCCCCAATTATTCCCGCTTCCACCCGCCCGAGGGGCGAGTCAGCCTCCTGCCTGGCGGGCTCTTGCGGAGTCTGTTCCCCGCGGCGGCCCGCCCGCTGGTGGGGCTCGATGTGGGGTGCAACTCGGGG gagCTAAGTGTGGCTCTGTACAGACATCTCCTTGGCCTTCAGGAGAGCGAAGGCAGCCTGGACCAGCCTGCAGCTGGAAAGGATCTGAACCTTCTGTGCTGTGACATTGATCCGGTGTTGATTGAGAGGGCTCAGCAGTGCAGCCCCTTTCCTGCCTCCATATCCTTTGCCAACCTGGACATCATGGACTCCAGTGCCAGGGAGCCATTCCTGAGCTCCTACCTGGGCCGTTTTGGTCGCTCCACCTTTGACATTGGTTTTTGCATGTCTGTGACCATGTGGATCCACCTGAATCATGGGGATAGTGGCCTGATGGAGTTCctgtccttcctctcctctctgtgcCAGTACCTGCTGATTGAACCTCAGCCGTGGAAGTGCTACAGGGCAGCGGCACGCCGCCTGCGGAAGCTGGGCAGAAATGACTTTGATCACTTCCGATCTCTTGCTATCAATGGGGATATGGCGGAGAGGATAACCCAGATCTTAACGAAGGACTGTGCCATGGAGCTGGTGTGTTGCTTTGGGAGCACCAGCTGGGACAGAAGtctcttgctttttaaatcaaATGGCTCAAATCACGAGGGCAGGGAGTCTTCAGAACAGTGA